From one Plantibacter flavus genomic stretch:
- a CDS encoding endonuclease VII domain-containing protein, which translates to MKLCRGCGQRKPLDLFRRQAANRTGASHYCKSCGSQRSREARESDPLFAERRRAYRSANADKLRDAARNRYRADPLRAKVSTWRNQGIEMTAEQYRAMHADQQGACAICRKTEAQNGKALAVDHDHETGRVRGLLCDQCNIALGRFQDSPENLRRALDYLGA; encoded by the coding sequence ATGAAGCTCTGTCGCGGATGTGGGCAGCGGAAGCCGCTCGACCTTTTTCGCCGACAAGCCGCTAACCGCACTGGGGCTAGCCACTACTGCAAGTCCTGCGGATCGCAGCGGTCACGAGAGGCACGAGAAAGCGACCCGCTGTTCGCTGAGAGAAGGCGTGCATACAGGTCGGCAAATGCGGACAAACTGCGAGATGCGGCACGCAACCGCTACCGCGCAGATCCTCTTCGCGCCAAAGTATCGACCTGGCGGAATCAGGGCATCGAAATGACTGCCGAACAGTACCGCGCCATGCACGCAGATCAACAGGGCGCGTGCGCGATCTGCCGTAAGACTGAAGCGCAGAACGGCAAGGCTCTCGCCGTAGACCATGACCATGAGACTGGTCGTGTACGAGGCCTACTTTGCGACCAATGCAACATTGCGCTCGGTCGCTTCCAAGACAGCCCGGAAAACCTGAGGCGGGCGCTCGATTACCTCGGGGCCTAA
- a CDS encoding DUF5361 domain-containing protein, whose amino-acid sequence MAEYGVRLGQQGINIIELADYAANLTPGCALWRAIGGPNAWSPEMHLLNHIEWRLQILDWRKTKAGREGRNQPKLSKPPAYAHEASPDNAHTERQAAAYQRRQARTQ is encoded by the coding sequence ATGGCTGAGTACGGTGTGCGTCTCGGCCAGCAGGGCATCAACATCATCGAGCTCGCCGATTACGCCGCGAACCTCACCCCAGGGTGTGCGTTGTGGCGTGCGATCGGTGGGCCGAATGCGTGGTCCCCGGAAATGCATCTGCTGAACCACATCGAGTGGCGTTTGCAGATCCTCGACTGGCGGAAGACGAAGGCTGGGCGTGAGGGCCGCAACCAGCCGAAGCTGTCGAAACCTCCCGCGTACGCGCATGAGGCGTCTCCGGACAACGCCCACACCGAACGTCAAGCCGCCGCGTACCAGCGCCGTCAGGCACGAACCCAGTAG
- a CDS encoding tape measure protein — MATEIADAYIALYTRMPGVSRDIGRSLGASDVQGAVNEAGQRSGNSFTAGLGKIVKGGAIALGVAAAAGLGVALAKGFSRLEAIDTAEKKLTGLGQTTENITQIMDNAKASVKGTAFGLGDAATAAASLVAANIKPGEQLQGVLKSVANSASAAGVGIGDMGSIYAKVASLGKAQNDVLQQVADRGIPIYQALAQNLGVTTEEVFNMASAGKIGFAEFEAAMTSASGTVAEEMGKTIPGATSNFLASLGRIGAGLLGGIYPYIAPLISAVTSALGPIEDLAAGVGDKIGSVVGPALQGITDMLNGGFDIGGFAELLSLVSPLGLALKLLAPVLPVLLGAFSQIGDVLAGAFSSAVTTLLPQIVLLANIFAGVLAAVLPQILPLIVTLAGVFGQLLAAVLPLVGQLITALLPAFNLIGPLIGMLVPIFSTLISALMPIVEMIFPLLSTLVAALAPVFMQLVGAITPLLTPILALLTPLLDLIGVILPPLIELLSFLINAGVMGLQIALGFLIPMITSVVSAISGILVPVIQMISDTLGGLITFITGVFTGNWEQAWDGIVQIFAGIWNGMTGIVKGVVNGVIDLINGVIAGINNVAQGIKDASGGTIDLTVGELPKLAKGGIIAARPGGMPAVIGEGRYDEAVIPLSPQVLGQIGGGTGSVTQNNVFEQRTEDPQILFRQAGRLLEDAMQGA, encoded by the coding sequence TTGGCAACCGAAATCGCGGACGCGTACATCGCCCTGTACACGCGTATGCCTGGTGTCAGTCGTGACATCGGTCGGTCGCTTGGTGCGTCTGACGTGCAGGGTGCCGTCAACGAGGCCGGACAGCGGTCAGGTAACTCGTTCACCGCGGGTCTCGGGAAAATCGTCAAGGGCGGCGCGATCGCTCTCGGCGTCGCTGCTGCCGCAGGACTCGGAGTAGCCCTCGCGAAGGGATTCAGCCGCCTCGAGGCCATCGACACCGCTGAGAAGAAGCTCACCGGTCTCGGGCAGACGACCGAGAACATCACCCAGATCATGGACAACGCGAAAGCGTCCGTGAAGGGAACCGCGTTCGGTCTCGGTGACGCTGCGACGGCTGCTGCGTCTCTGGTGGCGGCGAACATTAAGCCTGGTGAGCAGCTGCAGGGTGTCCTGAAGTCTGTTGCGAACAGTGCTTCCGCTGCTGGTGTGGGTATCGGCGACATGGGTTCCATCTACGCGAAGGTTGCGTCGCTGGGGAAGGCTCAGAACGACGTCCTGCAGCAGGTCGCCGACCGGGGTATCCCGATCTACCAGGCGCTCGCGCAGAACCTTGGTGTGACGACTGAGGAAGTCTTCAACATGGCTTCGGCCGGCAAGATCGGTTTCGCTGAGTTCGAAGCGGCCATGACTTCCGCGTCGGGCACGGTCGCGGAGGAGATGGGTAAGACCATCCCCGGCGCCACATCGAACTTCCTCGCCTCCCTTGGGCGTATCGGTGCTGGCCTGCTGGGCGGCATCTACCCGTACATCGCGCCCCTCATCTCGGCTGTCACGTCAGCGCTTGGCCCGATCGAGGATCTCGCTGCTGGAGTTGGCGACAAGATCGGTTCCGTCGTCGGGCCGGCGCTACAGGGCATCACCGACATGCTCAACGGCGGGTTCGACATTGGCGGGTTCGCGGAACTGCTGTCGCTGGTTTCTCCGCTCGGGCTGGCTCTGAAGCTCCTCGCACCGGTCCTGCCTGTCCTACTCGGCGCGTTCTCGCAGATCGGAGACGTGCTTGCCGGCGCGTTCAGCTCAGCGGTTACGACCCTGCTGCCGCAGATCGTCCTGCTGGCGAACATCTTCGCTGGCGTCCTTGCAGCGGTGCTCCCGCAGATCCTGCCGCTGATTGTCACCCTTGCTGGGGTGTTTGGTCAGCTGCTCGCCGCTGTCCTGCCGCTGGTGGGTCAGCTGATCACGGCTCTTCTGCCGGCGTTCAACCTGATCGGGCCGCTGATCGGCATGCTGGTTCCCATCTTCTCCACCCTGATCTCAGCCCTGATGCCGATCGTGGAAATGATCTTCCCGCTTCTCTCCACCCTGGTAGCGGCACTCGCACCAGTATTCATGCAGCTGGTCGGGGCAATAACGCCTCTGCTGACCCCGATCCTGGCGCTTCTCACCCCGCTGCTCGACCTGATCGGGGTGATCCTGCCGCCGCTGATCGAGCTGCTGTCATTCCTCATCAACGCTGGCGTTATGGGTCTGCAGATCGCCCTTGGTTTCCTGATTCCGATGATCACCTCCGTGGTCAGCGCGATCTCCGGAATCCTGGTTCCGGTCATCCAGATGATCTCCGACACTCTCGGCGGTCTAATCACGTTCATCACTGGTGTCTTCACCGGCAACTGGGAGCAGGCGTGGGACGGGATCGTGCAGATCTTCGCTGGCATCTGGAACGGCATGACCGGCATCGTCAAGGGCGTCGTGAACGGCGTCATCGACCTCATCAACGGCGTGATCGCTGGAATCAACAACGTCGCACAGGGCATCAAGGATGCGTCTGGCGGGACCATCGACCTCACGGTTGGGGAACTGCCGAAGCTCGCGAAGGGTGGCATCATCGCCGCCCGTCCTGGTGGCATGCCGGCGGTCATCGGTGAGGGTCGCTACGACGAAGCGGTCATTCCGCTCAGCCCGCAAGTGCTCGGTCAGATTGGCGGCGGGACCGGTTCGGTCACGCAGAACAACGTGTTCGAGCAGCGCACTGAGGATCCACAGATCCTGTTCCGGCAGGCCGGCAGGTTGCTCGAAGACGCAATGCAGGGGGCCTGA
- a CDS encoding phage tail domain-containing protein → MDDYVAYGIDLGGIWFDGTTDVPTGWGFSGLNDWRRLPDSKNPSDSNPLGDGDFTPGEILRSSLAVSFDAFFLGEDAADALAAQARITAWGAFRTPQPMTVHAQDGSWTRMVSIRAATPKDNYGGNDVEFAIDVLAHDPIRYGPEFTITTGMPDNSGGYSYPYSYPYSYAMSSNSGRLVIPNTGSADGYPLLEVTGGMSLGVELVVNGRGRLRVERPIGDTQSLVFDTAEQRVFLDGISPIPSRLVTARDWFSVPPEGSTTVTVRPLGTVTGDPKFNARMRAASW, encoded by the coding sequence ATGGACGACTACGTTGCGTACGGGATCGACCTCGGCGGTATCTGGTTCGACGGCACCACTGACGTCCCCACAGGTTGGGGGTTCAGTGGGCTGAATGACTGGCGCCGGCTACCGGACAGCAAGAACCCGTCTGACTCGAACCCGCTCGGCGATGGAGACTTCACGCCGGGCGAGATTCTGCGGAGTTCGTTGGCGGTGTCGTTCGACGCGTTCTTCCTAGGGGAGGATGCAGCGGACGCTCTTGCCGCTCAGGCGCGTATCACGGCGTGGGGTGCTTTCCGCACCCCACAGCCGATGACGGTGCACGCTCAGGACGGCTCGTGGACGCGCATGGTGTCTATTCGTGCTGCGACGCCGAAGGACAACTACGGCGGAAACGACGTCGAGTTCGCCATCGATGTCCTCGCGCATGATCCGATCCGGTACGGCCCTGAGTTCACGATCACGACGGGCATGCCTGACAACTCGGGCGGGTATTCGTACCCGTACTCGTACCCGTACAGCTACGCGATGTCGTCCAACTCTGGGCGGTTGGTGATCCCGAACACGGGGTCCGCTGATGGTTACCCGTTGCTCGAGGTGACGGGTGGCATGTCGTTGGGTGTGGAGCTCGTCGTGAACGGTCGCGGCCGGTTGCGGGTGGAGCGTCCGATCGGTGACACGCAGTCGTTGGTATTCGACACGGCTGAGCAGCGTGTGTTCCTCGACGGCATCTCACCGATCCCGTCTCGTCTGGTGACAGCCCGGGACTGGTTCTCGGTCCCTCCCGAAGGTTCAACCACTGTCACGGTGCGTCCGTTGGGGACGGTCACTGGTGATCCAAAGTTCAATGCCCGCATGCGTGCGGCTTCCTGGTAG